The Streptomyces nigra genome includes the window CCATCGCCTCGCGCGACGCGATCGTGCTGCCCGCTCCCGGATCACCGGCGCGATCCGCCTCCGGGAGAACGGGGCTGCGAGTCCGTGGCATCAGTCCCTTCGTCACCTCCAACTCGGCCTTCTACCGGGTGGACACCGCTCTGGTGGTGCCCCGAGTGGACACCGGCGACTGGCGGTTGCGTATCCATGGCAAGGGCGTACGCCGCCCGGCCCGCTACTCCTTCGACGATCTGCTGGGCAGAGATCTCATCGAGCGGGACATCACCCTCACCTGCGTCTCCAACGAGGTCGGTGGCCCGTATGTGGGCAACGCGCGCTGGATCGGCGTACGCCTGGCCGACCTCCTCGCCGAATGCGGGGTCGAGCCTCCGTCCCGGGGAGGGCCGGCGGACCAGCTGGTGTCCCGGTCGGTGGACGGCATGACGATCGGCACCCCGGTCGAGGACGTCATGGACGGCCGGGACGCCATGCTCGCCCTCGGCATGAACGGCGAGCCGCTGCCCTTCGCACACGGTTTCCCGGTCCGGATGGTCGTCCCCGGCCTGTACGGCTTCGTCTCGGCCTGCAAGTGGATCAAGGACATCGAGCTCACCACCTTCGATTCCTATGACCCCTACTGGGTCCGGCGCGGCTGGGCCCGCCGTGCCCCGATCAAGACCGGGTCGCGGATCGACACCCCCAAGCCCTTCGCCCGGCCCGCGTCCGGCACCGTGATGATCGCCGGCGTCGCCTGGGCCCAGGGGCGTGGCATCGGCAAGGTCGAAGTCCGCGTCGACGACGGTCCCTGGCGGGAAGCCGACCTGGCCGCCCAGGACACGCGCGACACCTGGCGCCAGTGGTCCCTGCCCTGGAAGGCCACCAGGGGCGGCCACACGCTCACCGTACGCGCCACCGACCGGACCGGTGCCGTGCAGACCGCCGAGCGCACCCGCACGATCCCCGACGGCGCAAGCGGCTGGCACTCGGTCGTCGTGACCGTCGAGTGACCGCCCGCCCCGCACAGGGCCCGCGAGCCCTCTTTCGAACCACTGTCCACACCAACACCAGCGCAGCCTCGTCATGCTGCACCGTCCAACAGGAGGACATGATGAACACCCGTATCCGCCGTGCCACCGGTCTTCTCGCCGCGGCCGCCGTGCTTCCCCTCGCTCTCGCCGCCTGCTCCGACGGCAGCAGCGACTCGGACAAGGCCGACTCCTCCGACCGCGCGAAGGCTTCGGCCACGAGGAACGGCGACGCGTCGAGCGGCTCGACGGCGAGCAACGTGGAGCCGTTCGGTCCGGCCTGTTCGGCGGTCCCGAAGAACGGGGCGGGCTCCTTCGACGGCATGGCCAAGGACCCCGTCGCCACGGCGGCCTCCCACAACCCCGCTCTGTCCACCCTCGTGACGGCGGTGAAGAAGGCCGGCCTGGTCGACACCCTCAACAACGCGCAGGGCATCACCGTGTTCGCGCCGACGAACGACGCCTTCGGGAAGATCCCGAAGGCCACCCTCGACAAGGTCCTCAACGACAAGGCGATGCTGACGAAGATCCTCACCTATCACGTCGTCGGTCAGAAGCTCACGCCGAAGGACCTGGAGAACGGCTCCTTCGACACCCTGGAGAAGTCGAAGGTCATGACCTCCGGTTCGGGCGAGTCCTACACCGTCCAGGGATCCGCCAAGGTCGTCTGCGGGAACGTCACGACCGCCAATGCCACGGTCCACATCATCGACACCGTTCTCATGCCCAAGAGCTGACGCCACCACGAGCCGCGGCCGCCCGGCCGGCCCGGTCGTCCTGACCGGGCCGGCCTGGCGGCGCGTCGTCCACCGGGGCATCCGCCGGCGCCCGTCGAACGGGACCGGGCGGGTGCCCCACGCCACTTCCGCGCTCGCGGCCGACGACCCCCGGTCTCCCGCACCGGCCGTGCGCCCACTGCGCCGCACCGCGACAGCGCGGACGGTTCGCGTGGGAAGCCCGCCGCGTCGCCGGGCTTCCCACGCGCGCCCTCACGTCGGCAGAGCGAGCAGGGCGACCGGCGCGGACGTCGGCTGCTTCGATCCACCGGCCGGCTCCACGGTGATACCGACTTCCGAGACCCCGTGGACCGCGCCCTGCATGAGGACCGCCTGGCTGCTGCGGTCGGGATCCATCAGGCCGGCCGAACGCATCTTCCCGTCGTCGGAGAACCACAGTTGGTACACCTTGCCCCGCGGAGGTGCGGGCATGTCCGAGCTGACGAAAACGGCCCGGTCCCGGCGGACCGAGACCACCAGCGTGCCCGCGCCGCCCCCCACCCGCGCCGAACGCATCGTGGCGTCGGGCGCGGCCAGTACTTCCGCCAGGTCCTCCGCGCGCCGCTCGGCCTGTGCGGCCCGGTGCTGAGCGTCCTCGGCACGTTCGTGCTGCCACCCGGCCGCTCCGCCGAAGGTGGCCGCAGCGGCCACGCTGGCGGCGAGGGCCCACCAGGCCGGTCGCCGTCCTCGCCGGACGCCGCCGCCCGCGCGCTCCGGCGGCGCGGTCTCGGGCGAGACCTGTCGCACGCCGGTGATGCGTTGCAGGACCTGCTCCCGCATGGCGGGGCGCGTGCGCACCGTGGTGGTCCGGGCCAGGCGTCCGGTGGTGGCGGTGAACTCGGCGACCTCCTGCCGGCAGGCGTCGCACCCGTCCAGATGGCTCTCGAAGGCGGCGCGTTCCTCGTCGTGCAGCGCGTGCACGGCGTAGGCGCCGGTCAGCGTGTGCAGATCGGCGGTGGTCATGCGGTCACCCCCAGGCAGTCGCGCAGGCGGATGAGCCCGTCCCGCAGGCGGGTCTTCACCGTGCCGATCGGCAGGGACAGCACTTCGGCGACCTCGCGATAGGTCAGGCCGCGGTAGTAGGCGAGCGTGACCGACTGGCGTTGCAACTCCGTCAGGGTCCGCAGACAGCGCCTCACCTGTTCTTGCTCCAGCCGGTTCTCGACCTGCTCGATCACCTCGTCGTAGGCCGGCTGATGCGCGAGCAGCGCGGCCTTGGTGTCGCGAGCGGCCGCGGCCTCCACCGAGCGGACGCGGTCCACGGCACGCCGGTGGGCGAGGGTGAGGATCCAGTTGATGGCCGTGCCCCGCTCGGGCCGGTAACGCGGGGCGGTGCGCCAGACCTCGACCAGCACCTCCTGCGCCACCTCTTCCGACTGGGCCTGATCGCGCAACACGGCTCGCGCGACACCGAGCACGGAGCCGGCCACGGCGTCGTAGACGGTGGCGAAGGCCTCCTGATCACCCAGCGCCACCTCGTGGACGAGCTGTTGCAGATCGGGCTGAACTGTCGGATTGCTGCCGATGTATACGGGTTCCTTCACCATGGCTCTCCCAGGGGGCGGTGGGGGCCGAACGGCCCCACGTAATCCGAGGCTGCTCGAGCCGGGGATTGGTCCCGTGGGTGCGAAGGCGGCGCGATCCGGGTGTCGTGCGCTCGCCGCGAGGCCGTGGGCGGCCGGTGCGGATACACATGGCCGACGCACCTCGCGAGCACCCGTTCGCGAGCAGGCCGAGGCTCACGAACGGGTGGTGCGCGGCCGGTTACGCCTTGGGGGGCTTCACGGCGATGTCGAGGTAGAAGGCGTCGATGCTGCGGACCGCCGCTTCGAACTCGTCGAGGTTGACGGGCTTGGTGACGTAGGCGTTGGCGTGGTGGTGATAGGCGCCGGTGACGTCGTCAGGGGCGGCCGAGGTGGTCAGGACCACGACGGGGATGGTGCGCAGCTCCGGGTCTTCCTTCACGACGGCGAGGAACTCCCGCCCGTTCATCCGCGGCATGTTGAGGTCGAGCACGATGAGGTCGGGACGCTCGTTGCTCTGGTCGCGCAGGAATTCCAGGGCCGCGATGCCGTCGGAGACCTGGGTGATGTTGCGGGTTCCGCGTTCGGTGAGGGCGTCCTGGATGAGCAGGGCGTCGGCGGCGTCGTCCTCGACCAACAGCACGTCGTAGGGATGGGTTGCGGCGGCGGCAGCCATGGTTCACGAGCTCCGGGGTAGGGGGGTGCGATGGGGTGTGTTGCTGGTGATCAGGCCCGGCCAGCGGCGCCGGGCTCCTTGCCGGCTCATGTTCATGGCCTGACCGATCTCCGGGTAGCCGGCGCCGTGCGCGGCTGCGGCGTGGGCCGCTTGGTCCTCCAGATGCCGGACGCACTCCTTGACGCCGGCCAGGACCCGCAGGCGCGCCAGTGCGCCCTGGCGGGCCTGACCGGTGGTCCGGGCGAAGTCAGCCGGGAGGTCGCCGCTGTGCTGCGCCATGCAGCGGGTGAGTTCGTCGACCACCTGTGCCACCAGCGCGGTCGTCTCCCCGTCCGATGGAGCCGCGGTGGAAGAAGATCTGGACATGACAGCAGCGTAGGGCTTTGATCTCCCCCGGGACAACGTCCGTTGTCATGTCACCGGTACGGTGTGCGTGTCGCGTGTAGATGTCGTGGCGCGAGTCGTTGCTTGAGGGAGAGATTCGAACCGCGATGAGCAGAAGGCCGTCGCCCGCCGAGGGTGCCCTGTCCGCCTGGACCACCCGCCGCTGGCTGCGGGTCGGCGTCTCGGTCACCCTGTCCGTGCTGACCGTCCTGGGGGCACTGGGCGTTTGGGCAATGTGGCGCACATCACAGCTGACCGACGAGGTGGTCGATCGCCGCACCCCTGCCCTGATCGCCTCGATCAGGCTGGAGGAAGCACTGGTCAACCAGGAGACCGGTATCCGCGGCTACGGACTGTCCGGCAGCAAGGACTTCCTGGCTCCCTACCGACAGGGCGTGGCGGACGAGCGCTCCGCCCTCGGGAAGCTCAAGCCCCTGCTGGCAGGCGACGACGGGGGCCTCAAGGATCTGGCCGAGGTGCAGGCGCTGGCCGGCACCTGGCACGAGCGCATAGCCCGCCCCGTGTCGACAGCGGCTCCGAACGACGTGGTCGAGGCGGCCGAGAAGCGCACGGCGGAGGGCAAGGCCACCTTCGACCGCCTGCGCACCGCCATGACGCGCCAGCAGGCCCACCTCCAGGACCGGCGCACCGAGGTCAGCCGCGAGCTGCGCACGGCCATGACCGTACGGAACTGGATGTTCACCGGCATCGCCGTCGTCATCGTCCTGGTCACGGTGCTCATCTTCGAAGGCCTGCGCCGCGGCATCACCGCTCCGCTCGCCCGGCTCGGCGCGTCGGCCCGTGACGTCGCACAGGGACGCTTCGACCGCTCCCTGGACGGCGCGGGCCCGGCCGACCTGCGCCGGCTGGCGGCCGACGTGGACCTGATGCGCCGGCGCCTGGTCGCGGAACTCAAATCCAGCGAGGAGTCCCGCACGCTGCTGGACGAACAGGCGGCGGACCTCAAGCGATCGAACACCGAGCTGGAGCAGTTCGCCTACGTCGCCTCCCACGACCTGCAGGAACCGCTCCGCAAGGTGTCCAGCTTCACCCAGCTCCTGCAACGGCGCTACGGGGGCCAGCTGGACGAACGAGCCGACCAGTACATCGACTTCGCCGTCGACGGCGCCAACCGCATGCAGATCCTCATCAACGATCTGCTGGCGTTCTCCCGCGTCGGCCGTGTGCACAACGACCACCGCACCGTGAACCTGCAGAGCGTGCTCGACAACGCCCTGGGCAACCTCAGCGTGGCCATCGAGGAGAGCGACGCCGAGATCACCAGCGACCCGCTGCCCACCATCGCCGGGGACACCACCCAGCTCACCATGCTCTGGCAGAACCTGCTCTCGAACGCCATCAAGTTCCGCAGTCCCGAACGGACACCGCGCATCCACATCAGCGCCGCCGTCGTCGACGGCGTATGGCAGTTCGCCGTCAGCGACAACGGCATCGGAATCGCACCGGAGTTCCAGCAGAAGGTCTTCATCCTCTTTCAGCGGCTGCACACCAAGGACGCCTATCCCGGCACCGGCATCGGCCTGGCCATGTGCAAGAAGATCGTGGAGTTCCACGACGGGACGATCACCATCGACCCGGACCACCAACCGGGGACACGCGTCGTCTTCACCCTCCCCGTCCCCGCGAACGCTCCGACGGTGCCGGAGGGGGAGACACAGCCGTGAGCGACCACAGAGCGGGCGGTGCCGAGCAGTACACCATCCTGCTGGTGGAGGACGACGAC containing:
- a CDS encoding molybdopterin-dependent oxidoreductase, with amino-acid sequence MRDDEKDQRVRTPWPRSALGALGGVLAGFAALAVADLLAGLARPQAGPIVAVGGASIDATPAAVKDWAVRRFGTDDKLVLQLGILAVLTALALASGALALRFRRVSAAGILLLGGVGAAAAVRRPDSTGLTDALPSVGGAAAGALLLYALAGRLTTVARSSATTRPSAVTGAEAGPPPSVGWDRRGFVLGAVSAAAVSTAVGAVGRSLKSSRGRDSIASRDAIVLPAPGSPARSASGRTGLRVRGISPFVTSNSAFYRVDTALVVPRVDTGDWRLRIHGKGVRRPARYSFDDLLGRDLIERDITLTCVSNEVGGPYVGNARWIGVRLADLLAECGVEPPSRGGPADQLVSRSVDGMTIGTPVEDVMDGRDAMLALGMNGEPLPFAHGFPVRMVVPGLYGFVSACKWIKDIELTTFDSYDPYWVRRGWARRAPIKTGSRIDTPKPFARPASGTVMIAGVAWAQGRGIGKVEVRVDDGPWREADLAAQDTRDTWRQWSLPWKATRGGHTLTVRATDRTGAVQTAERTRTIPDGASGWHSVVVTVE
- a CDS encoding fasciclin domain-containing protein, whose product is MNTRIRRATGLLAAAAVLPLALAACSDGSSDSDKADSSDRAKASATRNGDASSGSTASNVEPFGPACSAVPKNGAGSFDGMAKDPVATAASHNPALSTLVTAVKKAGLVDTLNNAQGITVFAPTNDAFGKIPKATLDKVLNDKAMLTKILTYHVVGQKLTPKDLENGSFDTLEKSKVMTSGSGESYTVQGSAKVVCGNVTTANATVHIIDTVLMPKS
- a CDS encoding anti-sigma factor, whose amino-acid sequence is MTTADLHTLTGAYAVHALHDEERAAFESHLDGCDACRQEVAEFTATTGRLARTTTVRTRPAMREQVLQRITGVRQVSPETAPPERAGGGVRRGRRPAWWALAASVAAAATFGGAAGWQHERAEDAQHRAAQAERRAEDLAEVLAAPDATMRSARVGGGAGTLVVSVRRDRAVFVSSDMPAPPRGKVYQLWFSDDGKMRSAGLMDPDRSSQAVLMQGAVHGVSEVGITVEPAGGSKQPTSAPVALLALPT
- a CDS encoding sigma-70 family RNA polymerase sigma factor, producing MKEPVYIGSNPTVQPDLQQLVHEVALGDQEAFATVYDAVAGSVLGVARAVLRDQAQSEEVAQEVLVEVWRTAPRYRPERGTAINWILTLAHRRAVDRVRSVEAAAARDTKAALLAHQPAYDEVIEQVENRLEQEQVRRCLRTLTELQRQSVTLAYYRGLTYREVAEVLSLPIGTVKTRLRDGLIRLRDCLGVTA
- a CDS encoding response regulator, with the protein product MAAAAATHPYDVLLVEDDAADALLIQDALTERGTRNITQVSDGIAALEFLRDQSNERPDLIVLDLNMPRMNGREFLAVVKEDPELRTIPVVVLTTSAAPDDVTGAYHHHANAYVTKPVNLDEFEAAVRSIDAFYLDIAVKPPKA
- a CDS encoding sensor histidine kinase, which encodes MSRRPSPAEGALSAWTTRRWLRVGVSVTLSVLTVLGALGVWAMWRTSQLTDEVVDRRTPALIASIRLEEALVNQETGIRGYGLSGSKDFLAPYRQGVADERSALGKLKPLLAGDDGGLKDLAEVQALAGTWHERIARPVSTAAPNDVVEAAEKRTAEGKATFDRLRTAMTRQQAHLQDRRTEVSRELRTAMTVRNWMFTGIAVVIVLVTVLIFEGLRRGITAPLARLGASARDVAQGRFDRSLDGAGPADLRRLAADVDLMRRRLVAELKSSEESRTLLDEQAADLKRSNTELEQFAYVASHDLQEPLRKVSSFTQLLQRRYGGQLDERADQYIDFAVDGANRMQILINDLLAFSRVGRVHNDHRTVNLQSVLDNALGNLSVAIEESDAEITSDPLPTIAGDTTQLTMLWQNLLSNAIKFRSPERTPRIHISAAVVDGVWQFAVSDNGIGIAPEFQQKVFILFQRLHTKDAYPGTGIGLAMCKKIVEFHDGTITIDPDHQPGTRVVFTLPVPANAPTVPEGETQP